From Nicotiana tabacum cultivar K326 chromosome 22, ASM71507v2, whole genome shotgun sequence, one genomic window encodes:
- the LOC107811605 gene encoding mediator of RNA polymerase II transcription subunit 21: MDIISQLQEQVNTIAALAFNTFGTLQRDAPPVRLSPNYPEPPPANPTEDAANVAEQPKQMSAAFVKAAKQFDALVAALPLSDGGEEAQLKRIAELQAENDAVGQELQKQLEAAEKELKQVQELFNQATDNCLNLKKPE; encoded by the exons ATGGATATAATATCCCAGCTACAGGAGCAAGTAAATACCATTGCAGCTCTTGCTTTCAACACCTTCGGTACCCTTCAGAGGGATGCCCCTCCTGTTCGTCTGTCACCTAATTATCCAGAACCTCCTCCTGCTAATCCTACAGAGGATGCAGCCAATGTTGCAGAGCAACCAAAGCAAATGAGTGCTGCTTTTGTTAAGGCTGCCAAGCAG TTTGATGCATTGGTTGCTGCTCTTCCTTTATCAGATGGGGGTGAAGAAGCCCAATTGAAAAGAATTGCAGAACTCCAG GCTGAGAACGATGCTGTTGGCCAAGAACTCCAAAAGCAACTGGAAGCTGCAG AAAAGGAGCTAAAGCAGGTTCAGGAGTTGTTTAACCAAGCAACGGATAACTGCCTGAACCTTAAGAAGCCAGAATGA